The Salmo salar chromosome ssa04, Ssal_v3.1, whole genome shotgun sequence genomic sequence aggccttgccctgGTCTCAGCaagtctgttgtcatggagactaAGTTCGGTTGTTGGTTTGTGTTCGACTGTCTGTTTCTGGTCGCggttaacagtgttgttccccAGCCCAGCATTAAGGACGCTGTCCCTTCCATTGACCTCCACTATGTCGCCTCTGTTCCTGCCATGCTCAATGACGTTGTCCCCTGGGCCCTTGGCTGCACCCGTCTGGGTATCCAAGATGGCTCCCCAGTCTCCACTGTTAGCCTCCAGCCAACCACCTACAGGGAGAGGTTACAAAATAGATTTGACAAACATGCAGAGAACTCTACACAtggagtttatttattttttaccaggTCAAGTTCATACATTataatgtgtgtttttgtatttaaACATAAGTTGTATTGATTTAATTTTATGAATgaagaaaataaagaaataataatAGCCAGGTGCATCACTATTCCATttgaagatctattactgtatgaaggctatatgtatttctctcttaccttgctcccccatctttaatccactcagcagatcaatgctctctggtccatcttctattgtctcctctttgaccagcagcagatcaggtttcccatcctccatgtctactgactAAGAGATACAGAATGAGAGGATGTTGGATCAGGAAATCTGATATGAGCACCCTGCTATGAAGCACCTTCTGATTGGGCAATTAGAGATTGCTGTGAATACTATGCAAACAGGTCAATTTATTTGATTCTATGCAAACGTGTTCGTTGATTTGATTACTTGACACTCTTTAAGGGTTTGATAATTCAAAGGCATGGTCCCACACCTAAAATGTATCAAGACCTGGGCCCATATTTACAAAGAGTCTCAGAGTTCAAGTGCTGATCGTCCCCAGCTGTCTATATAGtctaattcattatgatctaaaaggcaaaactgatcctagatcagcactcctactctgagaggctttgtggatacgggccctgacCTAATTCCATTTagacagtagtttacagtggactcacctcagtgagactgtgtgtggtcctgtgtcgctcagctggttcctctgtgggttcaggaggaggtgtagtctggttgtcctccatgaccatggtcccctcagggttccccagaccctcctcacacccctcctccttcaccagcagcacctccagaccctcctcctcctggaagagacagatgatacagattacacagacatacactcccTCAGGTACGTACAAACAGATAATAAACACACTTTCAACATGGAGTGTTTACCCATCCCCACTATGTTTGAGTCCAATGCTGTAGTTACTGAATTACTTAATTGTTAAACCCATCATGGTGGACATAAAGATGTGGGTAAAAACAAGTAAGCTATGAAGTGAAAAGACAGACAAACCTGACTAAACCTTTTTGACGTGTCCaggtgtttgttagtgtgtttggtaTGTGTAGGTATATTTAGTAAGTGTATATTGGTTATAAAGCGCTGTTGTATGTTTGCAGAATAGTGTGAGATCAGATGTGATGTATACTAAAGAGAGTCAATGAAAGTCTTAGAATGAAAAGTCCCATGTCTTTATTAAACAGAAACAAGTTTTAAATACTCCATATGAAAACCACACATACATCTCAACAAAAAAATCAGCAACGACACTTTTAATTCATTTTGTCATTAAAAGTGTCGTTTGGGGAAAAAAATTAGGTAGTTGAATGGAAGTAATGAAACATGCATTTGAGAACATCATATAGCATacagcaggggtctccaaccttttctagcatgagcTACTGAAAAAAATGGAACATGTCACAAGCCACTTTTTTTTCTAGCTTTCAAATAGGCACGTTCTTCTCTCCCCTGCAACTCTTCCCTGGGTCCTTATTGTATAAGAGAAAGTCGTGttctgtcaatatacctggtaaattcatggttaataaacaactaggggggccctataaaatcagattttttttccccaaaattgttttttttgttctgCCTGGAAGAATATATTCCCCTTTAATTgcgcatctggccctttaattatGCGTCTAGCGATggttctgtactgctgctgctcatttcatggcaaagttAGCAAATAACAAATAATAGATACAAACAAGTTCATATTTAATTGAAAAGGTTTTGGGGAAACTCAAAAGACAGTTATCACATCAACTGGCTacacacagagtgatagacaaaTGCCTGCACCACACAGAGGCAATATTGCTGAAAATGTATTGGGAGATAGTGTTAAATTTGGCTTTTTCATCCAATAGTGACTAACCAGGGGTGGATAATGTCAATACAGTGTTGATTAGATAGTAGCTGGGAGCTTGCGGTGTCTGATACTTGTGAGGTTTGTTTATGACATTTTGCGATGGAACACGTGAAAATTTGATGTACTTGCAAAATTCcctgcaattatacacattttgccattgggcgtagagaaaatgttgcatttTTAAAGCAATTGCCGCCAATTGCCCAGCCCTGGCCTACACAGTACAAACACAATATGTAACAGACTTTTAggcttatacagttgaagtcggaagtttacatacaccttagccaattacatttaaagtcagtttttcacaattcctgacatttaatcctagtaaaaagtccctgtcttaggtcaggtaggatcacccctttattttaagaatgtgaaatgtcagaataatagtagagaatgatttatttcagcttttatttctttcatcacattcccagtgggtcagtagtttacatacactcaattagtatttggtagcattgcctttaaattgtttaacttggattaaacatttcaggtagccttccacaagcttcccacaataagttggatgaattttggcccattcttcctgacagagctggtgtaactgagtcaggtttgtaggcctccttgctcgcacacgctttttcagttctgcccacaaactgtctataggattgaggtcagggctttgtgatggccactccaataccttgactctgttgtccttaagccattttgccacaactttagaagtatgcttggggtcattgtccatttggaaccaagctttaacttcttgactgatgtcttgagatgttgcttcaatatatccacaattttcctacctcatgatgccatctattttgttaagtgcaccagtcctcctgcagcaaagcacccccacaacatgatgctgccacccccatacttcacggttgggatggtgttcttcggcttgcaagcatccccctttctcctccaaacataacgatggtcattatggccaaacagttcgatttttgcttcatcagaccagaggacatttcttcaaaaagtactatctttgtccccatgtgcagttgcaaaccgtagtctggatttttttattgcggctttggagcagtggcttcttccttgctgagcggcctttcaggttatgtcgatataggactcgttttactgtggatatagatacttttgtacccgtttcctgcagcatcttcacaaggttctttgctgttgttctgggatttatttgcacatttcgcaccaaagtacattcatctcgaggagacagaacgcgtcacctccctgagcggtatgacggctgcgtggtcccatggtgtttatacttgcgtactattgtttgtacagatgaacgtggtaccttcaggcatttggaaattcctcccaaggatgaaccagatttgtggaggtctactatttttttctgaggtgttggctgatatcttttgattttcccatgatgtcaagcaaagaggcactgagtttgaaggtaggccttgaaatacatccacaggtacacctccaatagactcaaatgatgtcaattagcctatcaaaagcttctatagccatgacatcattttcgggaattttccaagctgtttaaaggcacagtcaacttagtgtatgtaaacttctgacccacttgaattgtgatacagtgaattataagtgaaataatctgtctgtaaacaattgttggaaaaattacttgtgtcatgcacaaagtagatgtcctaaccgacttgccacaactaaagtttgttaacaagaaatttgtggagtggttgaaaaacgagttttaatgactccaacctaagtgtatgtaaacttccaacttcaactgtatatgcctttatatatatatatatatatatatatcacacaatgTCTGGGTGCAATATTCTACCCAGGAAAATTCAACACTGAAATCTGTTAATCTCGTTATTCCAAATGCATCTGTGGGTATTTTCTgctgacaaaaataaaaataaatccttGGATTTAGTGAAGGGTTTTATCTCAAGTCAGAAGCTATCAAGTGGAATGGTTATTTTCTATTGAGTGGAATgttttttctgctggtgtatcctgaggtaggTCCTCTCTGAGAACCTATTCTCACAAAGGGggcagctgtagggtttctcccctgtgtgacccctctggtgcctcttcaggtcacCAGACTGGGCAAAACGCATGTGACACAGGGTACAGCTGTAGGGTTTTTCCCCTGTGTGGACCATCTGGTGTCTCTTCAGGTGGCCAGCCTGGGTGAAGCGCATATGACACTGAGTACAACTaaagggtttctcccctgtgtggaccctctgatggatctccaccttctggaggcagctgaatcctttgttacagaacatgcagaggaaccgtttCTCTTTACTGTTGCCTGATGTGGCTCCTCCTCCCTGAGCCTGGGCTCTAGCCCTGTCgtttgagttcaatacctgatcgAAAAGGACATGGCCGTGTGAATCGGAAGGCCCCATCGACGTGGACACTGGGTCGCGATCCCCGAGCATGTGTAAAGGGGAGTGGGTAATGACATCTGGATTTGTCTCTAAGCTTTTCCTGTAATCTAAGAAATCTCTGCCCTGTGAGTGTCCGTCTCCTAGGTGACTAGCTGCATTCCATGTGGGAGGAACGTCGCCCTCCACTTTCACAGTCACTTCATCTATGACCAGACCCTCCCCATTCTTATCTAGGcacccttcagagtatacactactactgtgccggttccagtcccctctagacagatcagtctgtGTCTCTAAAACCAAGGGCATGTTGCCAGGGTCCATCTCTGTAGCGTAAGAACAAGACGGATCATTACCACCAGTGTCTAACGCGTCACCATCCCCAAAGGAATGAACCGTCCTCTGGTGAAATATCGGTAAATACTCTGAGCCAGAAGCAGGAGGACAGCCCAGTGGCtccagtctctctgggtctgatctGTGGTCAGATCCTGTGTGCAACAGCCTGTGTGTTACAGTTAAAGTATtggtatctgtctctgtcttgaGGACGGTGTTCAGCGGTCCACTGACCTCCGTGATGCTGTGTCGGGTTCTGGGCTGCACTGGGGCGGTGGTGGGGTCCTGCATTGCTACAGGGGGCACTCCAGCCATTCCAGTCTGAATGTCTCTGCTTTGCCGtgggtcctcctctccttcagacctCTCCAGCTTGACCCCAGGACCTGTATCTGCAGACTGACAGAAGAAGTGGAGGTTATTACCGGTAAATGAGTTGAATTGTATAACAATGTTGTAGAGAAGTCTCACAAGCTCCCCTATGGCAGATAAAGATGTACATGTAAGCAAGTGGATAGCTGAGGGGAGCCTTACTTAAATAAACTGGCCACATTTGATGTCACACTATGATACTAACCTCTATCATGATAAcatgctgggttgaggttcccctcccctcatcaacagtgattggttggtcatctctccatgtattgtgtcctgctggcttcacAAAGCTCTTGTGGCCTCCAGTtagatgtccttcacctgagaaCGTGATTGGGGAACAAACTTCACGTCAGAATAGGCAACCGAAATTAATAATTAATgcatgtgtgttatattaaacatagagaagggagtaaaatgtagaacaactactagtcgaataagacatgggagagatgacgaattttggcaaagagatttatttatagactaatacacttgaaacaaatagccaaactgAAAACTGGAGACATTACTAGTGCCTCCACCGCGATCAAAGGACACAAATAAAAAACGCGTACTGTCTTCTAGGGTGGCTAATGCTACTTCCTGATGTTGCCAGGGGTAGACAGACTCACGTGGTGTGCAACATCCGAAAGTGGTGGTGGAATTATTAGTAGAGTACGCACATTTCGTCCGTGTTTTCCCCACAGACGAGCCATTAACTCAAGTTAAGAAGGAAACTGAAGCCTTTAAAGCCTGACTGGAAGTTGTTTTATGTACCAGCCGATCCATGGGGGACAAGTGTATTGCTGGCCGAATACATTAAAGTTGGACGTAGGATGCCAAATGATGTAAAAGGCCGGTTGAACTAGGCTATATATGAACGGCGACAGCCCCCGCTGCCTCGGCCTTCTGCTaaatgtacctcttgccattcctcTGTATCGGTCGAGGATCTTGACACTACTGGGACGACTGGCGAGGACGCGCTCTCGAATTGTCCTCTCTGCGCGCTCCCGTGCCACCTTCAGTTCCAATAACTGTAGTTTCCTCCGCAATcccctgttttctttctggctttgagaAATTTCCAcacgaaacactgcatagtcgtcgtctacgacTTTACAGATCTCTACCACGGCTGCATTCGCTAGAacctccatgatggaggctatttgagtgtgaaaacccATACAGTTAACGTTAGCCATTTTTAGCTAACCAGCAGCCAGATAGCATCTATAAACAAAGCCCCGGGACCAATGCTAATTAAACACTGCCTGGGGTAATTATGTTAAAATGTCTAAATAACAACGCTTCTTTCTGGTTACTGTTCACTTCCGTTCTTCTTTAAAGTTTTATGGCCGATTACACCTATTGATGTATTGCAGCCGCCTACGGGGTCTTCTTTGATATTATGGCGGTCCGAAAACAAATGCTGtaggtgcatgccgccacctactgttttGGCTGTATATCCGCCCAAATAATTaacaaaatacaaataaacaaGGCAAAACTCAATGTACTCCTTTATTTAGGCTCTGGGGCCTGAGAAGAAGAGCATATTCGGACAGTATTCTTTGCCATGTTTCGGCAGTGAAGTCCTGGAAACCCAAAAACTTTTCAGCTCCAGTTTCTTTGACTTTTTGTTCGTTTATGCAGTACAATTAATCATATGTTCGATAAACACCATAAAATCCACCTTCACAATCAGCATATCAGTACATTTAATCATATGTTCGATAAACACCTAATTTTAAattgtatccattttagaataaggctgtaacgtaacaaaatgtggaaaatgggaAGGGGTATGAATTCTttgcgaatgcactgtaccttTTTTTGTGAATACCCATCCTGGCACCGTCTGTATTGGTGGGGTAACCATGAGGCAACTGAGGAAGGCTAGACCCAGGTCCAGGCTTTCTATTAACCCAGTCACCAGGCATTAGATGAGACCCTGAAGGAGAAGACAGATTTGCTGATAGACTACCATCAGGGGGGTCTCCCACCACTCTCTGTGAAGGCTGAAGCCCAGGGTGACCTGCTCTGTTCATCATGGATACTGTGGTGTTTGTATCATAAGaacaggagggtctctctctatcAGGCCCTGCTTCATCCCTGCTCTGAGACTGAAGAGAAGGGTCTGGGCTGCAGACTGGATCCATGACTGGAGCCTCGGTCTATCTGATGACCAGTAGGACTGAGGTTGTTCAGTCCCCCTGTCCACTGGTGGTGATCTGTGTGGTGGTGGAGTCTTTGTCCCTAGCGGTTCGGTGCCAGTTCCGACtcgggaaggaagagagatggcTCCTGATCCAGTGTCCTGATCCGGGGCCAGGGTTTGTGACTAGCCACCTCAGAGGTCCAGTCTCTCCTACCAGCAACACCGAAAACCAGCAGGTCTTCATGGACTACAGACTGTAAACACAAATTCTACAGAAATGCATAAAGGTTTATATAAGAAACAATTTTCTGTACACACAGAAACATGATAATTATAAAATGTTAACCACAGTCAAGCCAGTCTCTAAAACTGGGATTCAAGTACCTAACAATATGGAgccattggagtaaaaaaaagaaGTCCATATGTGTTGATTCCAGAATGAAGTAGACAAAATCTATGCCTCGCCCTAGTCTCAGCCAGTATGTTGTCATGGAGACtaagttttgttgttgttttgtgttaaACTGTCAGTTTCTGGTTGTGGTGAAAAGTGTTGTCCCCAGCCCAGATTTGAAGACGCTGTCCTATCCATTGACCTCCACTATGTCACCTCTGGTCCTGGCCTGATCTGTGATGTCGTCCCCTAGGCCCTTGGCTGCACCCGTCTGGGTCTTGGAATCCAAGATTGACACGCAGACTCATCTGTTAGCCTCCAGCCAACCACCTACAGAAAGAGGTTAGAAAATGTGACCGgtttcaggaagctaggcgtatgtcgcacgtcactacttcacaggagaggtatttgaacgtaacaaaatgtttgtttttttaatcaaaatgcgtttttgtgcagaaatgccttctggaacatgtaaacTTTCATATGCCtttataacaaacttgtatgccatctgtaaatatgaatacaattgttataTTGTGAGCCtaattggtttagccacagaaagagacaggaaccttcctgcttgccatgattggctaagataatggatgggctggacatgcagagagatgagctcggattggtctgccatgtagcatgcttccatctataacatgagcttctcagtatgtgtagataataaTTTCTACCACAGATTTGTGAAAGACGTCatgaagaactgcaaaagtgcCCTTAATGAAACAGGCGCTATCGACAACGATCAGAGAGAAAGAGTTGTGAAGgtctactttctggaggacgatcgtGCCATGCTGACTCTAGGACTCTTAAAATGAATCAGACAATGAGGAAATCCCTGACTTAGGTAAAAACAGTTTCATTTAACCAGACATTGTAGTCTTTTGATGACAGTGATGTGGAAGAAACGGcgatcaacagtgttgttgtcatggaagaagttgaccaagttttgaaatcagtggaatgtctGGTGGAAACAGAGTATGATTGCAATTGCGAAGGGAGTCAAAAAGAGGACCCTGAAGGCGGTTGTATAAAAcaactgtctctggattacatttCAACTAAGgccaaccatggcatccatgacagagagggagaagcgttcatccatgtatacggataAGAGTCCAGCTACAATTTCATATATGTTAGAATTTttttcagaaagttgttttcaatgcaagttagtgtactgttggctagctaacattagctggctggctcactagctaacgttacgtgtatgatctgtgtagtaatattatttgtctctcagaaatccatttgcattgctagttatagcttaatgttagctagctagctaacattgaaccaagttggttagctttagctacctgcagattcatgcatggtgcatggtagtatgagttgggattatggttgattgtttagctagctacctacctgTCTAAACAAAacactccactatgcaagtaatcatttcactgtaccgtttacaacttctgtatcctgtgcatgtgacaaataaacgttgattttagtgtgtgtttaccagagacggtaatgtgaagaacaacatgacctgcaccaaagccaaattaggatataggccaaggactagatagtGTATTTTTACTATTACTTTTTTATACTACTTTCACTGCTTTgaagtcttgaaatctttggttgtttactatgCCATCTTACTATGTTTACCAcgtggcctcacatgtgaatccttaaagagatgggtggggctaaggcttaagagggagTGAactatgctgaatgggtgtagacaaagaagagcgctccagtaggtgtaccaaaacattcaagtgacattttctcaaaagtggggttaagtttatcaactttcaaagcagaattactttcacaTTGTATGATATAAAAGTAGAGAAACTggtatccaatgtaaaaaacactttCTAATTTTGCTACATAGGTCACAAA encodes the following:
- the LOC106602408 gene encoding zinc finger protein 329 isoform X3, with protein sequence MANVNCMGFHTQIASIMEVLANAAVVEICKVVDDDYAVFRVEISQSQKENRGLRRKLQLLELKVARERAERTIRERVLASRPSSVKILDRYRGMARGEGHLTGGHKSFVKPAGHNTWRDDQPITVDEGRGTSTQHVIMIESADTGPGVKLERSEGEEDPRQSRDIQTGMAGVPPVAMQDPTTAPVQPRTRHSITEVSGPLNTVLKTETDTNTLTVTHRLLHTGSDHRSDPERLEPLGCPPASGSEYLPIFHQRTVHSFGDGDALDTGGNDPSCSYATEMDPGNMPLVLETQTDLSRGDWNRHSSSVYSEGCLDKNGEGLVIDEVTVKVEGDVPPTWNAASHLGDGHSQGRDFLDYRKSLETNPDVITHSPLHMLGDRDPVSTSMGPSDSHGHVLFDQVLNSNDRARAQAQGGGATSGNSKEKRFLCMFCNKGFSCLQKVEIHQRVHTGEKPFSCTQCHMRFTQAGHLKRHQMVHTGEKPYSCTLCHMRFAQSGDLKRHQRGHTGEKPYSCPLCENRFSERTYLRIHQQKKHSTQ